The following proteins are encoded in a genomic region of Roseinatronobacter sp. S2:
- a CDS encoding enoyl-CoA hydratase/isomerase family protein translates to MIHVHDAGGVWTLTLDRPDKANSLTALMLQDLCDAVDAACHAGARALVLTGRGKVFSAGADLDEARAGLATSGLWEALSGRVAAAPCLTIAALNGTLAGGAFGMALACDLRVAVPQAKFFYPVMKLGFLPQPSDPARLAALVGPARAKMILMAGARIDASEALSWGLVDRLAEPEALMQDATALTQNAAAASGEHVAAIKRMIP, encoded by the coding sequence ATGATTCATGTGCACGATGCGGGCGGTGTCTGGACCCTGACACTGGACAGGCCGGACAAGGCCAATTCACTGACCGCGTTGATGCTTCAAGATTTGTGCGACGCAGTTGACGCGGCCTGTCATGCAGGGGCGCGTGCGCTGGTTCTGACAGGGCGCGGCAAGGTGTTCAGCGCGGGCGCCGATCTGGATGAAGCGCGCGCGGGATTGGCCACATCGGGCCTGTGGGAAGCGCTGTCGGGGCGGGTTGCTGCGGCCCCCTGCCTGACGATTGCGGCGTTGAACGGCACGCTGGCGGGCGGCGCGTTTGGCATGGCGCTGGCATGTGATCTGCGTGTGGCGGTGCCGCAGGCGAAGTTCTTCTATCCGGTCATGAAACTGGGGTTTCTGCCGCAACCGTCCGACCCCGCGCGATTGGCCGCATTGGTGGGACCGGCGCGCGCCAAGATGATCCTTATGGCAGGCGCGCGCATTGATGCGTCTGAGGCGCTGTCATGGGGGCTGGTGGACCGGCTGGCCGAACCAGAGGCCCTGATGCAGGACGCAACCGCCCTGACCCAGAACGCGGCGGCCGCATCGGGCGAACATGTCGCGGCGATAAAGCGTATGATACCCTAA
- a CDS encoding copper chaperone PCu(A)C, whose amino-acid sequence MKKLTMTTAAAVTFALPAFACELEVHDAYARTSTAMSQSGAAFMHVVNHSATDCRIIGARSDVAQRVELHTHLEDADGVMRMVEVEEGFTVPAEGMHALARGGDHVMFLGLNQTLSHGDEVSVTLVLENGDDLEVIIPVDLERTTDHGGGDDHNHDHGHTHSHD is encoded by the coding sequence ATGAAAAAGTTAACGATGACGACTGCTGCGGCAGTTACATTTGCCCTGCCCGCTTTCGCGTGCGAGTTGGAAGTTCATGACGCCTATGCGCGCACATCGACCGCGATGTCGCAATCGGGTGCCGCGTTTATGCATGTTGTGAACCATTCAGCAACAGATTGCCGCATCATAGGCGCGCGGTCCGATGTGGCGCAGCGCGTGGAATTGCACACCCATCTTGAAGATGCCGATGGCGTCATGCGCATGGTCGAGGTTGAAGAAGGGTTCACCGTGCCTGCCGAAGGCATGCACGCGCTTGCGCGCGGCGGTGACCATGTCATGTTTCTGGGCCTTAACCAGACCCTAAGCCACGGTGATGAAGTGTCCGTGACGCTTGTTCTTGAGAATGGTGACGATCTTGAAGTGATTATCCCGGTCGATCTGGAACGCACCACCGATCACGGCGGCGGGGATGATCACAACCATGATCACGGCCATACCCATAGCCATGACTAG
- a CDS encoding SDR family oxidoreductase, which produces MTGAGMGFDASSLAGKVVLITGASRGIGAAAVRAFVAAGAQVGMAARSVDALDALARETGAVAVPCDVADFAAVQAAIDAMCQRFGRLDVLVNNAGLIDPIGLLSDVSPDEFGRLIDINLKGVFHGMRAALPVMQAQGGGSIITVGSGAAHNPLEGWGAYCSSKAGALMLTRVADTEARAHGLRILSLSPGTVATDMQRDIKASGVNAVSQLDWSAHIPPEWAAQALVWMCTPDSDDWIGREVSLRQPDIRARVGVQ; this is translated from the coding sequence ATGACGGGGGCAGGAATGGGGTTTGATGCATCTTCACTGGCGGGCAAGGTGGTTCTGATCACCGGGGCCAGTCGTGGCATAGGGGCCGCAGCAGTGCGGGCATTTGTGGCCGCAGGCGCGCAAGTTGGCATGGCCGCGCGCAGTGTCGATGCGCTGGATGCGCTGGCGCGTGAAACCGGCGCGGTGGCTGTGCCTTGTGACGTGGCCGATTTTGCCGCTGTGCAAGCCGCGATTGACGCCATGTGCCAGCGCTTCGGGCGGCTGGATGTGCTGGTCAATAACGCGGGCCTGATTGACCCCATTGGCCTGCTATCCGATGTTTCCCCTGATGAATTCGGGCGTTTGATCGACATAAACCTGAAGGGCGTGTTTCACGGCATGCGCGCGGCACTGCCGGTCATGCAGGCGCAGGGCGGCGGCAGTATCATAACCGTGGGGTCGGGGGCTGCGCATAACCCGCTGGAAGGGTGGGGCGCCTATTGCAGCTCCAAGGCCGGTGCGTTGATGCTGACCCGCGTGGCCGATACCGAAGCGCGCGCGCATGGCCTGCGCATCCTAAGCCTGTCGCCCGGCACAGTCGCCACCGATATGCAGCGCGACATCAAGGCCAGCGGCGTGAATGCGGTCAGCCAGTTGGACTGGTCGGCGCATATCCCGCCCGAATGGGCCGCGCAGGCGCTGGTCTGGATGTGCACACCGGATTCCGATGACTGGATCGGGCGCGAAGTGTCCTTGCGCCAGCCCGATATTCGCGCGCGTGTGGGCGTGCAATGA
- a CDS encoding translocation/assembly module TamB domain-containing protein, with protein MMAFPANLTAQGLEDIAPDPGESDVGFLTRLLQDSLSDRGRAVRITGFQGALSSRATFDQMTIEDDEGIWLRVTGAALQWNRSALFQRRIEIAEISAERVEVLRAPVGEDSDELVPMRRFELPELPVSINLGQLTFDEVVLGAPLLGQELRAGVSGRAALAGGEGDARLQIDRLDDVEGQFLLDASFSNDTRVLSLDLNVQEAEGGLAVTLLDVPDLPSAALRVQGEGPIDSFEAEITLDTDGQRRVAGEFGLQTTLPGVAQAVRLDLGGDLRPLLQPEFHPFFGDDSRLRTQARRFDDGRLSLDNLSIQTEKLKLDGRVRMGTDNLPELIDLRGEIRDRNGGRVRLPLAGSDTSIEQADLRLGFDASASDDWELVLDLIGFDNGDISVESLFVNGLGRITSQGFGEDIDVVDALIDFSALGVSARDQGVAEALGSSMTGSVAFIWREGRPLLLPGVLLEGRNFTINGRARLEDGVVFADGQAEFLDISRLSRLAGRDLSGAVRARAEGRIGPERDSFSVQTSVSGVDLTFGQEQLDRLLAGESVISLNADGRGGTVTLHELTAQAQTLRADLRGQVTPQDIRLRGDLDFSDLSVLGGEFGGAIDARVAIDGPPERESVTIEARARDLTVGQPDANRALRGETRLQIEGQRDGAAFDLAALSVENAVLNLSANGRYAAGASRLDAEFALGSLGSVRPGFGGSVRGDVALREEGDTRALDLDVTARDLRLGNDMANRVLAGTNQLTARVVQRADTLMIEDARLSGPNLTANISGQSTQGRPAMNVDAQLRDLALIVPGITGAVTVSGDVRDTGDAFALDLAASGPAGLSVQAAGSISRDLRGDLRASGTGDIALINPRIEPRSVQGPARFDVALNGPLALGSVTGTAEATGAQLVLPQQNIRITDLAARAQLSGGQAAIEVQGRAVAGGTVTLTGNIDLMPPLNADLRAQLTDFRLQDPQLYQTDVSGQVAITGALTQGPNLAGNLVLDGTEIRIPRVGLVSRGFIPPNIQHQGETAAVRETRQRAGIFAGETHGRVRRPSTLDLTIDAPNRIFIRGRGLDAELGGQLRLTGTTADPIPIGQFALIRGRLDLLGNRFTLNEGFASLQGDLVPFVRLVASTERTGVTARIVLEGRADSPEIRFESTPELPEEEVLSLLLFGRGFETLSVFQAAQLASSLATLSGRSEGILERLRRNIGLDDLDVRTDEDGDTSIRLGRYLTDNIYTDLELEPQGDSEVSISIDLSPSLTARGRVDNQGRVGVGLFFERDY; from the coding sequence ATGATGGCTTTTCCTGCGAATTTGACGGCGCAGGGACTGGAAGACATTGCCCCTGATCCCGGCGAAAGCGATGTGGGTTTTCTGACGCGCCTGTTGCAGGACAGTTTGTCTGACCGTGGCCGTGCGGTCCGGATTACAGGGTTTCAGGGCGCATTGTCATCGCGCGCGACATTCGATCAGATGACGATCGAGGATGATGAGGGTATCTGGCTGCGGGTCACAGGTGCGGCACTGCAATGGAACCGGTCTGCCCTGTTCCAGCGCCGCATCGAAATAGCCGAGATTTCGGCCGAACGTGTCGAAGTTTTGCGTGCGCCGGTGGGCGAGGACTCGGACGAACTGGTGCCGATGCGGCGTTTTGAACTGCCTGAACTGCCTGTGTCCATCAATCTGGGGCAGTTGACGTTTGACGAGGTGGTTCTGGGTGCCCCCCTGCTTGGTCAGGAATTGCGCGCAGGCGTCAGTGGCCGCGCAGCCCTGGCCGGTGGTGAAGGTGATGCAAGGTTACAGATTGACCGGCTGGATGATGTCGAAGGCCAGTTTCTGCTGGATGCCAGCTTTTCCAATGACACGCGCGTGCTGTCGCTGGACCTGAATGTTCAGGAAGCAGAGGGCGGGTTGGCGGTAACCCTGCTGGATGTGCCGGACCTGCCATCTGCCGCGCTGCGCGTGCAGGGCGAAGGGCCGATTGATAGTTTTGAGGCCGAAATCACGCTGGATACTGATGGACAGCGCCGCGTCGCGGGCGAATTTGGCTTGCAGACCACCCTGCCCGGCGTTGCCCAGGCAGTGCGGCTGGACCTTGGCGGGGATCTGCGCCCGCTGCTGCAACCGGAGTTCCACCCGTTTTTCGGTGATGACAGCCGTTTGCGCACGCAGGCACGCAGGTTTGATGATGGTCGCCTGTCGCTGGATAATCTGAGCATTCAGACCGAAAAACTGAAGCTCGATGGTCGTGTGCGCATGGGCACGGATAATTTGCCCGAACTGATTGACCTGCGCGGCGAAATTCGGGACCGCAATGGCGGGCGTGTGCGGCTGCCGCTTGCGGGGTCGGATACCAGCATTGAACAGGCAGATTTGCGGCTGGGGTTCGATGCGTCCGCCAGCGATGACTGGGAACTTGTGCTGGACCTGATCGGGTTCGACAATGGTGATATTTCGGTCGAAAGCCTGTTTGTCAACGGGTTGGGACGCATCACATCACAAGGGTTTGGCGAAGATATCGACGTGGTCGATGCGCTTATCGATTTTTCCGCGCTGGGCGTGTCGGCGCGCGATCAGGGCGTGGCCGAAGCGCTGGGCAGTTCCATGACGGGGTCTGTCGCGTTTATCTGGCGCGAAGGGCGGCCCCTGCTGTTGCCCGGTGTCCTGCTGGAGGGGCGGAATTTCACCATCAACGGGCGCGCGCGGCTGGAAGATGGCGTTGTATTCGCCGATGGTCAGGCGGAATTTCTGGACATTTCGCGCCTGTCGCGTCTGGCGGGGCGGGACCTGTCGGGTGCGGTGCGCGCGCGCGCCGAAGGGCGCATCGGGCCGGAACGCGACAGTTTCAGCGTGCAAACCAGCGTCAGCGGTGTTGACCTGACATTCGGGCAGGAACAGCTCGACCGTTTGCTGGCGGGTGAAAGCGTGATTTCATTGAATGCAGACGGGCGCGGCGGGACAGTGACATTACATGAACTGACAGCGCAGGCCCAGACACTGCGCGCCGATCTGCGCGGGCAGGTCACGCCGCAGGATATCCGTTTGCGCGGTGATCTGGATTTTTCTGATCTTTCTGTGCTTGGTGGCGAGTTTGGTGGCGCGATTGATGCGCGCGTTGCCATTGATGGCCCGCCGGAACGTGAATCGGTGACCATTGAGGCCCGCGCGCGTGATCTGACAGTGGGCCAGCCGGATGCAAACCGTGCATTGCGCGGGGAAACACGCCTTCAGATTGAAGGACAGCGCGATGGTGCCGCGTTTGATCTGGCAGCATTGAGCGTAGAAAATGCCGTGCTGAACCTGTCGGCCAACGGGCGCTATGCGGCGGGTGCATCGCGGCTGGATGCGGAATTTGCACTTGGGTCGCTTGGGTCGGTTCGTCCGGGGTTTGGCGGCAGTGTCCGCGGCGATGTGGCCTTGCGCGAAGAAGGCGACACTCGCGCACTTGATCTGGACGTGACAGCGCGCGATCTGCGCCTTGGCAATGATATGGCAAACCGTGTGCTGGCGGGCACCAATCAACTGACCGCGCGCGTTGTTCAGCGCGCCGATACACTGATGATCGAAGATGCGCGCCTGTCGGGACCGAACCTGACCGCAAATATATCCGGCCAAAGCACGCAAGGCCGCCCCGCGATGAATGTTGACGCGCAACTGCGTGATCTGGCCTTGATTGTGCCCGGTATTACAGGCGCTGTTACCGTGTCGGGTGATGTGCGCGACACGGGCGACGCGTTCGCGCTTGATCTGGCGGCAAGTGGTCCGGCGGGGCTGTCCGTGCAGGCAGCAGGCAGTATTTCGCGTGATTTGCGCGGCGATCTGCGCGCCAGTGGCACCGGCGATATTGCATTGATCAATCCGCGCATTGAACCGCGTTCCGTGCAGGGACCGGCGCGGTTTGATGTGGCACTGAACGGCCCGCTTGCGCTTGGTTCCGTCACCGGCACGGCCGAGGCAACGGGCGCGCAGCTTGTCCTGCCTCAGCAGAATATCCGCATCACCGACCTTGCGGCACGCGCCCAGCTTTCGGGCGGGCAGGCCGCGATTGAGGTGCAGGGCCGTGCGGTTGCAGGCGGCACTGTCACCTTGACCGGTAATATTGATTTGATGCCGCCCCTGAACGCAGATTTGCGCGCGCAACTGACCGATTTTCGCCTTCAGGACCCGCAATTGTATCAGACAGATGTGTCTGGTCAGGTCGCGATTACCGGCGCGCTGACACAGGGGCCAAACCTTGCGGGCAATCTGGTGCTGGATGGCACGGAAATTCGCATTCCGCGTGTTGGTCTGGTGTCGCGCGGGTTCATTCCGCCGAATATACAGCATCAGGGCGAAACGGCGGCGGTGCGCGAAACCCGCCAGCGGGCCGGTATCTTTGCCGGCGAAACCCATGGTCGTGTGCGGCGTCCGTCGACACTGGATCTGACGATTGACGCGCCCAACCGGATTTTCATTCGCGGGCGCGGCCTTGATGCCGAACTTGGTGGGCAGTTGCGCCTGACGGGCACCACTGCGGACCCTATTCCCATTGGCCAGTTCGCATTGATCCGCGGGCGGCTGGATCTGCTGGGTAACCGGTTCACCCTGAACGAAGGGTTTGCCAGCCTGCAAGGCGATCTGGTGCCGTTCGTGCGGCTTGTGGCGTCGACCGAACGCACGGGCGTGACCGCGCGTATTGTGCTGGAAGGGCGCGCGGATTCGCCGGAAATCAGGTTTGAGTCCACGCCGGAACTGCCAGAAGAAGAAGTTCTGTCGCTGCTTTTGTTCGGGCGCGGGTTTGAAACACTCAGCGTGTTTCAGGCAGCACAGCTGGCATCATCGCTGGCCACATTGTCGGGGCGCAGCGAAGGTATCCTTGAACGCCTGCGCCGCAACATCGGGCTTGATGATCTGGATGTGCGCACCGATGAAGATGGTGACACCTCTATCCGGTTGGGGCGCTATCTGACGGATAACATCTATACAGATCTTGAACTGGAACCACAGGGCGACAGCGAAGTGTCAATCAGTATTGACTTGTCGCCATCGCTGACCGCGCGCGGGCGAGTCGACAATCAGGGCCGTGTGGGTGTCGGGCTGTTTTTTGAACGGGATTACTGA
- a CDS encoding 4'-phosphopantetheinyl transferase, which produces MIQQRFCLAEYARPLFSDRVAMGWADPKAPMPRLMGDEVLAIEQVAARRAREFAAGRAAARSAMEQLGHMPRPVLHGDDRAPIWPAGMTGSITHTDHDALAVVTDDPAILALGLDMEPTAPLEPNLWPVICTQNDLLWLAGLGPTQRGNFVKLLFSAKEAVYKAQYQISRCMLDFHALDLTPDLASGRFVATLRQDVPHLAAGTRFDGRFSILASSIITAVEIHRG; this is translated from the coding sequence ATGATCCAACAACGCTTTTGCCTTGCAGAATATGCCCGCCCCCTGTTCAGCGACAGGGTTGCCATGGGCTGGGCCGACCCGAAGGCCCCCATGCCGCGCCTGATGGGCGACGAAGTGCTGGCCATTGAACAGGTCGCCGCCCGACGCGCGCGCGAATTCGCCGCCGGACGCGCCGCTGCACGCAGCGCCATGGAACAGCTTGGCCATATGCCGCGCCCCGTGCTGCACGGCGATGATCGCGCGCCCATCTGGCCCGCCGGTATGACAGGGTCCATCACGCATACCGACCATGACGCGCTGGCCGTGGTGACAGACGACCCCGCCATTCTGGCCCTGGGCCTTGATATGGAACCCACCGCCCCGCTGGAGCCGAACCTGTGGCCGGTCATCTGCACGCAAAACGATCTGCTGTGGCTGGCAGGGCTTGGCCCGACCCAGCGCGGAAATTTTGTGAAGCTTTTGTTCTCGGCCAAGGAGGCAGTTTACAAGGCGCAGTATCAGATCAGCCGGTGCATGCTGGATTTTCACGCCCTTGACCTGACACCCGATCTGGCATCTGGCCGCTTTGTCGCGACGTTACGTCAGGACGTGCCGCATCTGGCCGCAGGCACCCGATTCGATGGCCGCTTTTCGATTCTTGCCAGTTCCATCATCACGGCCGTCGAAATACACCGTGGCTAA
- a CDS encoding MupA/Atu3671 family FMN-dependent luciferase-like monooxygenase encodes MLFSSVVVGDESLAAECSDQLLARGHSIAAVVTANAQLADWAASHAIAVISPGAGLADRLAGLQFDWLLNIAGLRVLPPEVLARPSRGAVNFHDGPLPRHAGLNAPVWALMAGNAQHGVTWHMITERVDQGDILARAGFDITDDDTALTLNAKCFAAGLDSFAQVLDMLERGQLTGQPQDKTARSVHLRNDRPAHDGLLDFTRTAPELERMVRALDHGPYWNPLSAAKLRLGAQLACIGTARLVSGQGQAGQVLDVDADGVSVACGQGTALHLSGLLCVQGVPVNPMQHVKLNAILAAPPEGVTQAMTRIVGGDQHWRNALRAMVPATRLAPQSDTRETLALDLPDMPEAHTITAFGTALARHFGQSRIDLAWRNTAIAEAAAAAPDHISGWVPVQVDVHCTNPAAEVGNRLKLARSAPGFARDISARDPALGLIDTPHVAVVHGADAGSAAIVLDLGANQGTGELRYDPALLGAADAARIKTMMTTPQPAADDMTRLNDTARPYDRICIHHAFEAQVQKTPDAIALSFENQSLTYADLNARANRVAHVLADMGVGPDTPVALCTARGPNLLIGALGILKAGGAYVPLDPAYPADRLAHYLNDSTAPVVVTEHAQLDILPDHDAALLQLDTDTRLGVAPDTNPDSAATPDNLAYLIYTSGSTGAPKGVMVEHGNVANFFAGMDDCVRHDPPGVWLAVTSLSFDISVLELFWTLARGFKLVLMGDEDRTAVSRGPVRVSDKAMEFSLMYWGNDDGQGPQKYRLLLEGAKFADTHGFCAVWTPERHFHAFGGPFPNPSVSGAAVAAVTQNLAVRAGSCVAPLHHPVRIAEEWAMIDNLTNGRTGLGIASGWHPVDFVIRPENRPPNNKKAMFEMIDTLRKLWRGDTVEFDKGDGPVPVQTLPRPVSRELPIWLTTAGNPETWREAGHLGANVLTHLLGQSIAEVAEKITIYHTALREAGHDPAGFTVTLMLHSFVARDRDHAREVARGPMKSYLLAAAGLVKQYAWAFPAFKRPQGAKNPMDIDLSSLSQDEVDGILDFAFNRYFEESGLFGTVDDCLDRVEQLKAIGVTEIACLIDYGINTDQVLEGLFPLAEVVKRANAGLDLPDDDFSIAAQIHRHKVTHLQCTPSMARMLVMNDDSRAALVKVGNVMIGGEALPGVLARDIAQLTGQPVLNMYGPTETTIWSTTHPTKGGTGIVEIGTPIANTQVYILDDDFQPANEGELFIGGDGVTRGYWNRAELTKDRFIANPFGTGRLYRTGDLVRRGADGIRFLGRVDHQVKIRGHRIELGEIDAALDAQPGITAAVAIAREDRDGDIRLVAYYTGSPAGDLRAALAQRLPAHMVPAHFVPLAEMPLTPNKKIDRKALPAPAAAQQPAQNAAIAAPAGADNDTAGQIAAIWCDVLGVVQVGPADNFFHLGGHSLLAVQAHREMRARLNIPGLSITDLFRFPVLGELARHLDSKLRPLAAVRIPAPVQQTGSPTPPHAAPPAPQAAPADRMQAMARRRAMRAERTGRG; translated from the coding sequence ATGCTGTTTTCAAGTGTTGTTGTTGGCGATGAAAGCCTGGCTGCGGAATGCAGCGATCAGCTGTTGGCGCGCGGACACTCCATTGCGGCCGTCGTTACTGCCAATGCACAGCTTGCCGACTGGGCTGCCAGCCATGCGATTGCGGTCATTTCCCCCGGTGCCGGGCTGGCCGACCGGCTGGCGGGGCTTCAGTTCGACTGGCTGCTGAATATCGCGGGGCTGCGCGTGCTGCCGCCCGAAGTGCTGGCGCGTCCCTCTCGCGGCGCGGTAAATTTCCATGACGGGCCGTTGCCACGCCATGCGGGGCTGAACGCCCCTGTCTGGGCGTTGATGGCCGGGAATGCACAGCACGGTGTCACATGGCACATGATCACCGAACGCGTTGATCAGGGCGATATTCTGGCCCGCGCCGGGTTTGACATCACCGATGATGACACGGCCCTGACCCTGAACGCAAAATGCTTTGCCGCAGGCTTGGATAGCTTCGCGCAGGTGCTGGACATGCTGGAACGCGGACAGCTCACAGGCCAGCCGCAGGACAAAACCGCGCGCAGCGTGCATCTGCGCAATGACCGCCCCGCCCATGACGGCTTGCTAGATTTCACCCGTACCGCACCGGAACTGGAACGCATGGTGCGCGCGCTTGATCACGGGCCATACTGGAACCCGCTAAGTGCGGCCAAGCTGCGCCTTGGCGCGCAGCTGGCCTGTATCGGCACCGCGCGGCTGGTATCCGGCCAGGGACAAGCCGGTCAGGTGCTGGATGTTGACGCAGACGGCGTGAGCGTGGCTTGCGGGCAGGGCACGGCACTGCATCTGTCAGGTTTGCTGTGCGTGCAAGGTGTGCCCGTCAACCCGATGCAGCATGTGAAATTAAACGCCATTCTGGCCGCGCCCCCCGAAGGTGTCACACAGGCCATGACGCGCATTGTCGGGGGCGATCAGCATTGGCGCAATGCCTTGCGCGCCATGGTCCCCGCCACCCGGCTTGCGCCCCAATCCGACACCCGCGAAACGCTGGCGCTTGACCTGCCGGACATGCCAGAGGCGCACACCATTACTGCATTCGGCACCGCACTGGCGCGCCATTTCGGCCAGTCCCGTATCGATCTGGCATGGCGCAATACCGCCATTGCCGAGGCCGCAGCGGCCGCGCCCGACCATATTTCGGGATGGGTGCCCGTGCAGGTTGATGTGCACTGCACAAACCCCGCAGCAGAAGTCGGAAACCGCCTGAAACTGGCCAGATCCGCACCCGGTTTTGCGCGCGACATCAGCGCACGCGATCCGGCCCTTGGGCTGATCGACACGCCGCATGTCGCTGTGGTCCATGGCGCGGATGCGGGCAGCGCCGCGATTGTCCTTGATCTGGGCGCAAATCAGGGCACCGGCGAATTGCGCTATGATCCGGCCCTGCTTGGCGCAGCGGATGCGGCGCGTATCAAGACCATGATGACAACGCCGCAGCCTGCGGCAGATGACATGACGCGCCTGAACGACACCGCCCGCCCCTATGACCGCATATGCATCCATCATGCGTTTGAAGCGCAGGTTCAAAAAACGCCGGACGCGATTGCGCTAAGTTTTGAAAACCAGTCCCTGACCTATGCAGACCTGAACGCACGCGCCAACCGCGTGGCGCATGTGCTGGCAGATATGGGCGTTGGCCCTGATACGCCGGTGGCGCTGTGCACCGCGCGCGGGCCGAACCTGCTGATTGGCGCGCTTGGCATCCTGAAGGCGGGCGGCGCCTATGTGCCGCTTGACCCCGCCTACCCCGCCGACCGACTGGCGCATTACTTAAACGACTCCACCGCGCCTGTTGTGGTCACGGAACACGCACAACTGGACATCCTGCCCGACCATGACGCGGCGCTTTTGCAACTGGACACGGACACGCGGCTGGGTGTGGCACCTGACACCAACCCCGACAGCGCCGCCACGCCCGACAATCTGGCCTATCTGATCTATACATCCGGTTCCACCGGCGCGCCCAAAGGCGTGATGGTCGAGCATGGAAACGTCGCCAATTTCTTTGCGGGCATGGACGACTGTGTCCGGCATGACCCCCCCGGCGTCTGGCTGGCTGTCACATCGCTAAGTTTTGACATTTCGGTTCTGGAACTTTTCTGGACACTGGCGCGGGGCTTCAAACTTGTCCTGATGGGCGATGAGGACCGCACCGCAGTGTCGCGCGGGCCAGTGCGCGTGTCCGACAAGGCCATGGAATTCAGCCTGATGTATTGGGGCAATGATGACGGGCAGGGACCGCAGAAATACCGCCTGCTGCTGGAAGGCGCGAAATTCGCCGACACGCACGGGTTTTGCGCCGTCTGGACACCTGAACGCCATTTCCATGCCTTTGGCGGGCCGTTCCCCAACCCGTCGGTTTCCGGCGCTGCGGTGGCGGCGGTCACGCAAAATCTGGCGGTGCGTGCGGGGTCTTGCGTGGCGCCGCTGCACCATCCTGTGCGCATAGCCGAAGAATGGGCCATGATCGACAACCTGACCAACGGGCGCACGGGCCTGGGCATTGCGTCAGGCTGGCATCCGGTGGATTTTGTCATTCGCCCCGAAAACCGGCCCCCGAACAATAAAAAAGCCATGTTCGAGATGATCGACACGCTGCGCAAACTGTGGCGCGGCGACACGGTCGAATTTGACAAAGGTGACGGGCCGGTGCCTGTGCAAACCCTGCCGCGTCCGGTGTCGCGGGAATTGCCGATCTGGCTGACAACGGCGGGCAACCCCGAAACATGGCGCGAAGCCGGGCACCTTGGGGCAAATGTGCTGACCCATCTGCTGGGTCAATCCATTGCCGAGGTGGCCGAGAAAATCACCATCTATCACACCGCCCTGCGCGAGGCGGGCCATGACCCTGCCGGTTTTACCGTAACCCTGATGCTGCACAGCTTCGTTGCGCGCGACCGCGACCATGCGCGCGAAGTGGCACGCGGCCCGATGAAATCCTATCTGCTGGCGGCAGCGGGGCTGGTGAAGCAATATGCATGGGCCTTTCCGGCGTTCAAACGCCCGCAGGGCGCCAAAAACCCCATGGATATTGACCTGTCATCCCTGTCGCAAGACGAAGTGGACGGCATTCTTGATTTCGCCTTTAACCGCTATTTTGAGGAGTCCGGCCTGTTCGGCACGGTCGATGATTGTCTGGACCGTGTGGAGCAACTCAAGGCGATTGGCGTAACCGAAATTGCCTGCCTGATTGATTACGGCATCAACACCGATCAGGTTCTGGAAGGGCTGTTTCCGCTGGCCGAAGTGGTCAAGCGCGCCAATGCAGGGCTGGATCTGCCGGATGATGATTTCTCGATCGCGGCGCAAATTCACCGCCACAAGGTCACGCATCTGCAATGCACACCGTCCATGGCACGCATGCTGGTCATGAATGACGACAGCCGCGCCGCGCTTGTCAAAGTCGGTAATGTCATGATCGGCGGCGAGGCGTTGCCGGGTGTTCTGGCGCGCGACATTGCGCAACTGACCGGCCAGCCGGTGTTGAACATGTATGGCCCGACTGAAACCACCATCTGGTCCACAACCCACCCCACCAAGGGCGGCACCGGCATTGTGGAAATCGGCACGCCTATTGCCAACACGCAGGTTTATATCCTTGATGATGATTTCCAGCCCGCCAACGAGGGCGAATTGTTCATTGGCGGCGACGGGGTTACGCGCGGTTACTGGAACCGGGCGGAGCTGACAAAAGACCGCTTCATTGCAAACCCGTTTGGCACGGGTCGGCTGTATCGCACCGGTGATCTGGTGCGTCGGGGGGCTGACGGTATCCGGTTTCTGGGCCGTGTCGACCATCAGGTAAAAATTCGCGGTCACCGCATTGAACTGGGCGAGATTGACGCGGCCCTTGATGCGCAGCCCGGCATTACCGCCGCTGTTGCCATCGCCCGCGAGGACCGCGACGGCGACATCCGGTTGGTGGCCTATTACACCGGCAGCCCTGCGGGCGATCTGCGCGCCGCACTGGCGCAGCGCCTGCCCGCGCATATGGTGCCCGCGCATTTTGTGCCGCTGGCCGAAATGCCCTTGACCCCCAACAAGAAGATCGACCGCAAGGCCCTGCCTGCACCCGCCGCCGCGCAACAACCCGCACAAAACGCGGCCATTGCGGCACCTGCGGGGGCAGATAACGACACGGCGGGCCAGATTGCCGCCATCTGGTGCGATGTGCTGGGTGTGGTGCAGGTTGGTCCGGCGGATAATTTCTTTCACCTGGGGGGGCATTCGTTGCTGGCCGTTCAGGCACACCGCGAAATGCGCGCCCGCCTGAACATACCCGGCCTGTCTATCACCGATTTGTTCCGCTTTCCGGTGCTGGGCGAACTTGCGCGCCATCTGGACAGCAAACTGCGCCCGCTTGCCGCTGTCCGTATTCCCGCCCCTGTTCAGCAAACCGGCAGCCCGACGCCGCCCCATGCTGCACCACCCGCGCCGCAAGCAGCGCCAGCAGACAGAATGCAGGCCATGGCCCGACGGCGCGCCATGCGCGCAGAAAGGACCGGCAGAGGATGA